From Pagrus major chromosome 2, Pma_NU_1.0, one genomic window encodes:
- the LOC141012454 gene encoding odorant receptor 131-2-like produces the protein MQNLTELSGNETSNNSLSVIIKVCVVIPFFCVFLGCIGVMLHIFVSHRQFMDTSRYILFAYMLVNDTLQLLSSVLLFLFVMGGVKFALVYCIPLLFISTATFQNTPLILATMSLERYVAIVYPLQRPVAWRSDRIWIIILSLWLISCIFTIIDHSFMENDPAVDILSTPVLCKATVVNSSQIQTLFRAAASILFFAVVAVIILFTYVRILLETRKLRQDTASVSKAMHTVLLHGFQLLLCMLAFTIPITESVIVLHSNWRPENVAYFNYFCFILIPRFLSPVIYGFRDQSLRGYIRKTFLCCSNKVKPCRQTAGQLVCLSNFQNHN, from the coding sequence ATGCAGAATCTGACTGAACTTTCAGGCAATGAAACATCCAATAACAGCCTGTCTGTGATCATTAAGGTGTGTGTTGTTATCCCGTTTTTCTGTGTCTTCCTCGGCTGCATTGGTGTCATGCTGCACATCTTTGTGTCTCACAGGCAGTTCATGGACACTTCACGTTACATCCTTTTTGCCTACATGCTGGTCAATGACACCCTGCAGCTCTTGTCCTCTgtgctgctcttcctctttgtcATGGGAGGGGTGAAATTTGCTCTTGTCTACTGCATTCCCTTGTTGTTCATTTCCACTGCCACTTTCCAGAACACACCGTTAATCCTGGCCACCATGTCACTCGAGCGTTATGTTGCCATCGTTTACCCCCTGCAGCGTCCGGTCGCCTGGCGCTCAGACCGCATCTGGATCATTATTCTGTCCCTGTGGCTCATAAGCTGCATCTTCACGATCATTGACCACTCCTTCATGGAGAATGATCCAGCTGTGGATATCCTCTCCACCCCTGTGCTTTGCAAAGCTACCGTTGTCAACTCATCTCAGATTCAGACATtgttcagagctgctgcaaGTATTCTCTTCTTCGCAGTAGTGGCTGTTATCATCCTCTTTACATATGTGAGAATCCTGCTGGAAACCAGGAAGCTCAGACAAGACACAGCGTCTGTGAGTAAAGCCATGCACACCGTGCTGCTGCATGgcttccagctgctgctgtgcatgtTGGCTTTCACCATCCCCATCACTGAGAGTGTCATAGTGCTGCACTCCAACTGGAGACCAGAAAATGTCGCCTATTTTAATTACTTCTGTTTCATTCTAATTCCACGCTTTCTCAGCCCGGTCATCTACGGCTTCAGAGACCAGAGTCTCAGGGGCTACATCAGGAAAACATTCCTCTGCTGCTCGAACAAAGTAAAACCCTGCAGGCAAACTGCAGGACAACTTGTCTGTTTATCTAACTTTcaaaatcataattga